The following DNA comes from Sphingorhabdus sp. M41.
GACGATTGCGCAGCAATATCTCGATGGAGAGATTACGCGCGAGCAAGCGATCGCGCTCAACCAGAAATATCAGCTGGTCTCGCGCGAGCGCGCCGAGCAGATGACCGATTTCAACGAGCAATATCGCAGCTATGTGATCAACTATGGTCTTGGCATGGAAATGGTCCGCGACTGGGTCGAAGCGCAAGGCGACGCGCCGCTGTGGCGCTGGAAGGCGATGGAGCGGTTGCTGAGCGAGCCGATGCTGCCGGGGGACCTTGCAGCTGAATCCGTGAAGTGAGCCTCAGAACCTGGGCACAGAATCTCAAACGGGACATATTGGCGCTGTGGGTCGCCGCACGGGACAAGCGGACCCCTTTGGCAGCAAAAATTCTGGCTGCTGCGGTTGCTGCTTACGCGTTCAGCCCGATCGACCTGATACCGGACTTCCTGCCTGTTATCGGTTATCTGGATGACTTGATAATCATCCCTATCGGGGTTGCGCTCATCTTGCGGATGATTCCCAAAACGCTGATGGCCGAATATCGGCAGAAAGCCCTGAAGATCGATTTCAGGCCAAACAGCCGCAGGGCCGCAATTTGCATATTGCTGATGTGGATTGGCGCTGCCTACTGGCTGATTCGGGCGCTGGATTTAGTGTAAACGAATATCGAAACCGTCGTGAAAAACGGCCCCGGTCGCGGCCTTATAAATCGCGCTTGCACAACTTCCAAAAGGGAGTAATGGCGATTCGCTACGGTCGAGATTGTCTTCCTAACGCCGCGAGCAACGTTGTTTGTGTGTTTATTCAGGGAAACAGGATAATATGCCCTTCAATCTCTTCGGACGTATCAAACCCCTCGACGCCATCCTCGCTACCGCAGAAAAAAAGGCCCTGACCCGCACGCTCGGGCCGGTCCAGCTGACCTTATTGGGCGTCGGGGCGATCATCGGCACCGGGATTTTCGTGCTGACATCGGAGGCGGCGCAGAAGGCGGGCCCCGGCATGATGTGGAGCTTCGTGATCGCCGGGCTGGTGTGCGCGGTTGCCGCGCTCTGCTATTCGGAACTGGCCTCGATGGTGCCGGTATCGGGCTCCGCCTATACCTATACATATGCGGTGATGGGCGAGCTGCTCGCGTGGATGGTCGGCTGGGCGCTGATCCTGGAATATGCGGTGGCGGCGAGCGCGGTTTCGGTCGGCTGGTCGGGCTATTTTGTCGGCCTGCTGGCCAATGCCGGGATCCATTTGCCGACCGCGCTGACCATTGGCAGCTATGCGCCGGGCGGGCTGATCAATCTGCCGGCGCTGGTGATTGCGCTGCTCGTCACCTTTCTGCTGATGATCGGCACCAGCGAGAGTGCCAAGGTCAATGCGGTGCTGGTCGCGATCAAGGTCACGGCGCTGACCATGTTCATCGTGCTCACCCTGCCGATGATGCAGGGACAGAATTTCGATCCGTTCCTGCCCAATGGCTGGTTCGGCGAGAGCCGCGGTTTTGGTGCAGTCGGTGCCGCAGCCTCGATATTTTTCGCTTATGTCGGTTTCGACGCGGTGTCGACCGCGGCCGAGGAGACCAAGAATCCGCAACGCAATGTGCCGATCGGCCTGATCGGCAGCCTGGCGATTTGCACGGTTTTCTATCTGCTGGTCGCCGCCGGCGCGATTGGTACGGTCGGTGCGCAGCCGATTGTCGATGCCGCCGGCAATGTGCTGGCGCCCGGCAGCACTGCCTTTGCCGCGCAATGCCAAGCCCTGCTGACGGCGGGCCACGAACCTCTGGTGTGCAGCCACGAGGCGCTGGCTTTCGTGCTGCGGAATATCGGTTATCCGGCCTTTGGCAATATCATAGGGATAGCCGCGTTCCTCGCCTTGCCATCGGTCATATTGATCATGCTGTTCGGCCAGACCCGGATTTT
Coding sequences within:
- a CDS encoding amino acid permease — encoded protein: MPFNLFGRIKPLDAILATAEKKALTRTLGPVQLTLLGVGAIIGTGIFVLTSEAAQKAGPGMMWSFVIAGLVCAVAALCYSELASMVPVSGSAYTYTYAVMGELLAWMVGWALILEYAVAASAVSVGWSGYFVGLLANAGIHLPTALTIGSYAPGGLINLPALVIALLVTFLLMIGTSESAKVNAVLVAIKVTALTMFIVLTLPMMQGQNFDPFLPNGWFGESRGFGAVGAAASIFFAYVGFDAVSTAAEETKNPQRNVPIGLIGSLAICTVFYLLVAAGAIGTVGAQPIVDAAGNVLAPGSTAFAAQCQALLTAGHEPLVCSHEALAFVLRNIGYPAFGNIIGIAAFLALPSVILIMLFGQTRIFFVMARDGLLPEKLATIHPKWKTPHIVTAITGVAVSIFAAFLPVGKLADISNSGTLFAFLMVAVAVLILRRTDPGRHRPFRTPLVWIVAPLAIVGCLGLFYNLPMEAKLVLPIWGGIGLLLYYAYGYRKSHVGRGHIEVHEADADAPPQPVPPISDQ
- a CDS encoding YkvA family protein — protein: MSLRTWAQNLKRDILALWVAARDKRTPLAAKILAAAVAAYAFSPIDLIPDFLPVIGYLDDLIIIPIGVALILRMIPKTLMAEYRQKALKIDFRPNSRRAAICILLMWIGAAYWLIRALDLV